One window of Atribacter laminatus genomic DNA carries:
- a CDS encoding ABC transporter ATP-binding protein — protein sequence MIQTENLCKAYNDLMVVKDLNLKVEKNDIYGFLGPNGAGKTTTIMMLLGLVPKSGGKIYLLGNEMKPNNVELKRKIGVVSENQYFYRDMTASEYLNFFGEIYEVENRQKRIDKLMSAVGLEKEKNKNLGAYSKGMQQKLAFVKALLHDPELLILDEPVANLDPTSIKQIRDLIEEEHEAGRTVFVSSHLLSEVEKLCKKVGIINQGKLLAEDNMDNIKRKLSDTVTIRTELNQEAQNLEPVLSNLPFIKAFQSKENKIEVQLKTDRDYRKDLSEAIFNSGYIILSMQAKEMSLEEAFITITQQNISLLTDRGNGQ from the coding sequence ATGATACAAACTGAAAATCTTTGTAAGGCCTATAACGATTTAATGGTAGTGAAGGACTTAAACCTCAAGGTTGAAAAAAATGATATTTATGGGTTTTTGGGTCCGAACGGTGCTGGAAAAACAACAACTATTATGATGCTTCTCGGACTTGTTCCTAAATCGGGAGGGAAAATATATCTCCTCGGAAATGAGATGAAACCCAATAATGTCGAACTAAAAAGAAAGATTGGTGTTGTTTCAGAAAATCAATATTTCTATCGTGACATGACCGCTTCGGAATACCTCAATTTCTTTGGTGAAATTTATGAAGTTGAAAATCGACAAAAACGGATCGATAAATTAATGAGTGCTGTTGGTTTAGAAAAAGAAAAAAATAAAAATCTTGGTGCTTATTCTAAGGGTATGCAACAAAAATTGGCCTTTGTGAAAGCTCTTCTCCATGATCCAGAATTACTCATCCTTGACGAACCGGTAGCCAACCTCGACCCAACCAGTATTAAACAAATTCGTGACCTTATTGAAGAAGAACATGAAGCTGGTCGAACTGTGTTTGTTTCCTCTCATCTTCTTTCCGAGGTTGAGAAACTTTGTAAAAAAGTTGGAATCATCAATCAGGGAAAATTACTTGCTGAAGACAACATGGATAATATCAAAAGAAAATTATCGGATACGGTGACTATTCGTACCGAATTGAATCAAGAAGCCCAAAACTTAGAGCCGGTTTTAAGCAATCTTCCCTTTATCAAAGCTTTTCAATCCAAAGAAAATAAAATTGAAGTCCAACTTAAAACCGATCGAGATTACCGTAAAGACCTTTCAGAAGCAATTTTTAATTCTGGTTACATCATCCTTTCTATGCAAGCGAAAGAAATGAGCTTAGAAGAGGCTTTCATCACTATTACTCAACAAAACATTTCTTTATTAACCGACCGAGGGAATGGACAATGA
- a CDS encoding ABC transporter permease — MASQGRITKILLKRDLLYSLYSWGYYGVLFISFFASSFILKNFLDGIREDDILVSAFPLNYPLYITIIIISLYLVLISAISISREREQGTLEVLFYGPVTSKNFLMAKFWKDFFLGVISLGFTAVYFFLVSFFTNLGFTPGLVRALIMGVFLISCVVSFGLFISSLTSRVRSSVITLIAVFGAFLAIQFSYSTLLGLEKESLPTSLFYIRETLQLVFKGINWVSPFAYLSRGLDSVLLDNWSLFFTNAFYCVVYVTVFLSLSIYIMNRRGVKA; from the coding sequence GTGGCAAGCCAAGGACGAATTACCAAGATTCTCCTAAAAAGAGACCTTTTATATAGTTTATATAGCTGGGGTTATTACGGAGTGTTGTTTATTTCTTTCTTCGCGTCGTCTTTTATTTTGAAAAATTTTCTCGATGGAATTAGAGAAGACGACATTTTAGTGAGCGCGTTTCCCCTCAATTATCCTTTGTACATTACCATCATCATCATCTCGCTCTACCTGGTGCTTATTTCGGCAATTTCGATATCAAGGGAACGTGAACAAGGAACCTTAGAAGTTCTTTTCTATGGACCGGTTACTTCAAAGAACTTTCTTATGGCCAAATTCTGGAAAGACTTTTTTTTGGGAGTAATTTCATTAGGTTTTACTGCTGTTTACTTCTTTTTAGTGAGCTTTTTTACCAATTTAGGATTTACTCCTGGCCTGGTTCGAGCCCTGATCATGGGGGTATTTCTCATATCTTGTGTGGTCAGTTTTGGGCTTTTCATATCCTCGTTGACCAGCCGGGTAAGAAGTTCGGTCATCACCCTCATTGCTGTTTTTGGAGCATTTCTCGCTATCCAGTTTTCTTATAGCACTCTCTTGGGATTAGAAAAAGAATCCCTTCCAACTTCTCTTTTTTATATTCGAGAAACGCTTCAATTGGTTTTTAAAGGAATCAATTGGGTTTCACCCTTTGCTTACTTATCGAGAGGCTTAGATTCAGTATTGTTGGATAATTGGTCATTGTTTTTCACCAATGCATTCTATTGTGTAGTATATGTGACGGTATTTCTCTCTCTTTCCATCTACATCATGAACCGAAGAGGTGTCAAGGCATGA
- a CDS encoding 3'-5' exonuclease, protein MLKNLILDKPLAFIDVETTGLQPNLDRIVELSILKIYPDGNYEYKNHRMNPGIPIPAEATAIHGITNEDVANEPEFQEYAPNIVCFLEGCDIAGFNVVKFDIPFLEAELRRAGVPFQKRDRKFIDVQILYHILEPRDLKSAYLKYCGKEMELAHTAQGDATAAAEILDKQLEIHQELPKNVEDLHALCQPGLANYADPEGKFIWSNGEIVCHFGKKYFGWTLKQLVSQVPDYLQWMLSSDFSPDVKKIVYDALQGKFPRPKDK, encoded by the coding sequence ATGTTAAAAAACTTGATTTTAGATAAACCTCTTGCCTTTATCGATGTTGAAACCACTGGTCTTCAGCCAAATTTAGATAGAATAGTTGAGTTATCAATTCTTAAAATCTATCCTGATGGGAATTATGAGTATAAAAACCATCGAATGAATCCAGGAATACCTATACCGGCTGAAGCAACAGCAATACATGGTATTACCAATGAAGATGTGGCAAATGAACCAGAGTTCCAAGAATATGCTCCAAATATTGTTTGTTTTCTTGAAGGATGTGATATAGCCGGTTTTAATGTGGTGAAGTTTGACATTCCTTTTCTTGAAGCAGAGTTGCGAAGAGCCGGTGTCCCTTTCCAAAAAAGAGATCGAAAGTTTATTGATGTTCAAATTCTTTACCATATCTTAGAGCCACGAGATTTAAAGAGTGCTTATTTAAAGTATTGCGGCAAAGAAATGGAATTAGCCCATACAGCCCAAGGTGATGCAACAGCAGCTGCTGAAATATTGGATAAACAATTAGAAATTCATCAGGAGTTACCAAAAAATGTAGAAGATTTACATGCATTGTGCCAACCTGGATTAGCCAATTATGCAGATCCGGAGGGGAAGTTCATTTGGTCGAACGGAGAGATTGTATGTCACTTTGGGAAAAAATATTTCGGTTGGACCTTAAAACAACTTGTTTCGCAAGTCCCTGATTATCTGCAATGGATGTTATCTTCGGATTTCTCACCTGATGTTAAAAAAATAGTTTATGATGCTCTTCAAGGTAAATTTCCCAGGCCAAAAGATAAATAG
- a CDS encoding rhomboid family intramembrane serine protease, with the protein MVFFLILLNLVFFITTLISGGFSVPILLRLGAKFGPLIISGEWQRLLLCMFLHGSIWHLFFNMYALYNLGRLAEGVYGAKKFFIIYIITGIGGSLLSLLMNYSNVSVGASGAIFGLAGALFASGLKYRNTSLNRLTRSLLPFILINLIIGFVTPVVDNGAHIGGLLSGMLLGYLVSPGESWFSWKKKAEEIIQWAMVVFIAVSVITFFIPNALQKSSIDSVITFHNQMQNYIWVAQNGNPPPVDLLENLPIPDREAREIKNKMLEYSSSQIKNAAILQEIEIDFMEWRDRILKKYEGLIYEKDS; encoded by the coding sequence ATGGTATTTTTTTTAATATTATTGAATTTAGTCTTTTTTATTACGACATTAATAAGTGGTGGATTTTCCGTTCCTATACTCCTTCGTTTAGGTGCAAAATTTGGTCCCCTTATTATTTCTGGAGAATGGCAAAGGCTTCTACTATGTATGTTTCTTCATGGAAGTATTTGGCACCTATTTTTTAATATGTATGCACTCTATAATTTAGGTCGATTAGCTGAAGGAGTTTATGGAGCAAAGAAGTTTTTTATAATTTACATTATCACTGGTATAGGCGGGAGTCTGCTTTCTCTATTAATGAATTATTCCAATGTAAGTGTGGGAGCCAGCGGTGCCATCTTCGGTTTGGCTGGTGCGTTATTTGCCAGTGGTCTAAAGTATCGGAACACATCTTTAAATAGGCTTACCAGAAGTTTACTTCCTTTTATCCTTATAAATTTGATTATCGGTTTTGTAACCCCGGTGGTGGATAATGGTGCTCATATTGGTGGTTTGTTGAGTGGGATGCTTTTGGGTTACCTGGTTTCTCCTGGAGAAAGCTGGTTTTCGTGGAAGAAAAAAGCCGAGGAAATCATACAATGGGCTATGGTAGTTTTTATCGCTGTCAGCGTAATCACTTTTTTTATCCCTAATGCTCTGCAAAAATCCTCAATTGATTCAGTGATTACATTTCATAATCAAATGCAAAACTACATTTGGGTAGCCCAAAATGGAAATCCACCACCAGTTGATCTTCTGGAAAATCTCCCCATACCAGATCGAGAAGCACGAGAAATAAAAAATAAAATGCTTGAATATTCTTCCAGTCAAATAAAAAACGCTGCCATCCTTCAGGAAATAGAGATTGATTTTATGGAATGGAGAGATCGTATTTTAAAAAAATATGAAGGTTTAATCTATGAAAAGGATAGTTAA
- a CDS encoding DUF4234 domain-containing protein, translating into MAVSGFLQENRVSVISAVLAVIFIILTPIVSMIGGFAAVSEVSTGDVATGAVAAGGTVVIAVVFALISAILQAVVLYQWGNVINNNIKNTKHIFTHAKEQLQDPLRGEIGFFVNRLGDFLVQAWPFYIYLVLYIIAQFVGWYSFLLYLIGFVFLAIYLSNIFKATSKVSDMKDKIYSYLKGAKGYNSESYIYRIPQRSVVLVIILSVITLGIYWAYILIKLSLEINEYVASDEKVRPELEKMLTS; encoded by the coding sequence ATGGCAGTTTCAGGTTTCTTGCAAGAAAACCGAGTAAGTGTAATTTCTGCTGTTTTAGCGGTAATATTTATAATTTTAACACCGATTGTATCTATGATTGGCGGTTTTGCAGCAGTTTCTGAGGTTTCAACCGGAGATGTTGCAACCGGAGCGGTAGCGGCAGGTGGCACGGTAGTCATTGCAGTGGTTTTTGCATTAATCAGTGCGATCCTCCAAGCAGTGGTGCTTTATCAATGGGGGAATGTTATCAACAATAATATCAAAAATACTAAACATATTTTTACCCATGCTAAAGAACAATTGCAAGATCCGCTCCGTGGAGAAATCGGTTTTTTTGTAAATCGGTTGGGAGATTTCTTGGTTCAAGCATGGCCATTTTATATCTATTTGGTATTGTATATTATCGCTCAATTTGTTGGTTGGTATTCATTCCTCCTCTATTTGATCGGTTTTGTTTTTCTGGCAATATACCTATCGAATATTTTTAAAGCAACCAGTAAGGTTTCCGATATGAAAGATAAGATATATTCATATCTAAAGGGAGCCAAAGGGTATAATTCAGAAAGCTATATCTACCGAATACCACAGCGAAGTGTAGTTTTGGTTATTATATTAAGTGTTATAACTTTAGGAATATATTGGGCTTATATCCTGATTAAATTGAGCTTGGAAATAAACGAATACGTTGCCAGTGATGAAAAAGTTCGACCTGAATTGGAAAAAATGTTAACCAGTTAA